A single window of Zea mays cultivar B73 chromosome 10, Zm-B73-REFERENCE-NAM-5.0, whole genome shotgun sequence DNA harbors:
- the LOC109942972 gene encoding uncharacterized protein isoform X1: protein MNKLHAQDSLSNQFFAVVDGGGGVAEASASGDVAVVAVRQLCYAFRDKEILELAGLEGSLAILDDDVAERGVEVQSSRAVDGHADPSAAGTSRHSANEQVPMTDWGCRMHYTIDSPDSVCEQRRGLWFWLVVVG, encoded by the exons ATGAATAAGCTGCATGCTCAAGATAGTCTAAGCAACCAATTTTTCGCTGTTGTTGACGGAGGCGGGGGTGTTGCCGAGGCGTCTGCATCTGGTGATGTTGCAGTGGTTGCTGTGAGGCAGCTGTGTTAT GCGTTTAGGGACAAAGAGATTTTGGAGCTCGCTGGCTTGGAGGGCTCCCTGGCCATTCTAGACGACGACGTCGCTGAGAGGGGGGTGGAGGTGCAATCGTCCCGTGCGGTGGATGGCCATGCCGATCCTAGTGCGGCGGGGACTTCACGCCATTCTGCTAATGAGCAG GTTCCTATGACTGACTGGGGCTGTCGAATGCATTACACCATTGACTCACCAGATTCCGTCTGTGAACAGCGGCGAGGACTCTGGTTTTGGCTCGTGGTCGTCGGATAG
- the LOC109942972 gene encoding uncharacterized protein isoform X2, with protein sequence MFYAFLVTCEAANALSRKGCRHFEAFDQGNENFDREVFQAFRDKEILELAGLEGSLAILDDDVAERGVEVQSSRAVDGHADPSAAGTSRHSANEQVPMTDWGCRMHYTIDSPDSVCEQRRGLWFWLVVVG encoded by the exons ATGTTCTACGCCTTTCTCGTCACCTGCGAAGCTGCCAATGCCTTGTCCCGCAAAGGCTGCCGACACTTCGAAGCTTTTGACCAGGGCAATGAGAACTTCGATCGGGAGGTGTTCCAG GCGTTTAGGGACAAAGAGATTTTGGAGCTCGCTGGCTTGGAGGGCTCCCTGGCCATTCTAGACGACGACGTCGCTGAGAGGGGGGTGGAGGTGCAATCGTCCCGTGCGGTGGATGGCCATGCCGATCCTAGTGCGGCGGGGACTTCACGCCATTCTGCTAATGAGCAG GTTCCTATGACTGACTGGGGCTGTCGAATGCATTACACCATTGACTCACCAGATTCCGTCTGTGAACAGCGGCGAGGACTCTGGTTTTGGCTCGTGGTCGTCGGATAG